DNA sequence from the Dunckerocampus dactyliophorus isolate RoL2022-P2 chromosome 4, RoL_Ddac_1.1, whole genome shotgun sequence genome:
AGCAACACTGTAAAAGCAATGAATAGACCACAAAATTTTAGAATaagtttactgttttttttttttgttttgttttgatgacAAATGCACAATAACTGACCTTCTTTCGGCTCTACGACAGACTGTCCGAGCTACATGCAAAGCTGTGCTGCTCTTTCCGCCAGACTGAATGATAGACAAGGGTCAAATAATGCAACAGAAATATTAAATAGAAACACAAGTCATCGTCAGCATAGTTGGacttacaggtaaaatgaagtTAGTTAAAGGAGGGAGTTCCTCAGTCATTGTATCAATCCAGTCTTCCAAGTCAGCTATTGGCATTGCAGTAAATTTTGTTCGAGCTTTCAAGAAGATACACATTAGAATAAACACTTGGACAAAAAAGCAGCCAAAATCACCTAACAAATGCACTTACttatatgactttttcttgcagATGATGGAGGGGTGGCAATATTGGAGCCAACATCTTGCAAAACACATTGTATCTGGAGGCGAAACAACAAAATATAGTCATAAATCTAATTATTGCTACATTTCTAAGAAGGGGTATAGTAAATCCAACCTTGTCCAGCTGGTGAGTGAATGTATGACCTTTTTCAAGACAAAATTCTCTGGCCAAGCTGCAATATTCAATACAACAGGGTCAACTTCATTGAGTCGGGTAACAGAAAAGGTTTAATTGTGGATTGTGGCATCTGAATAGACGATACGTTACCCTATAACTGATGACAGTTCATCAGTATTTCCTAAAGCTTCAAAAATATGATCTTCTTTTGGTCTCCTTTCTCCTGTAAATGTGCTAGAGAAACCtatacaagaaaacaaaatatgtcACTCTGCACATCAATCAAACATGGCTTCTCaagatgcaataaaaaaaacctttgtcGCCTGTTTTCGTATAGATTTTTGGCACTCTGTCTCCATCAGAGGTGTAGCTGTATAGTGAAAGATGAGAGTATGGATTAttaaaaaagtgtataaagaaTCCGGTGCTCAAAACTAATCTACTACACACAGACAACTAATGAAATGCCTTCTGCTGTTAGCTTAGCTTCTGCCTGACttaaacagaatttttttttacaatacatCAGTTAAAATACTACAACCTTCTCCAAAAGAATGGCGTTCCCCTTGTCTGTCGTTCTCTAAGTTGCCTGCCAGTCCTTACAAGACAGTGGAGAACTGAAGGTTTGATAACAAACGAAGCCATGTTTATTTTGTAGACTCGCCTTGGAGTGCCTAGTTTGCACCCTCAAGCTTTCCGTAGATCATGGGCGGTTCATTTTTGTAGCGCGATTGGTCAACACACCGAATGAGCGGATGACACGGTCAATATGATTGGCTGAAAGATTTACGAAGCCGAAAGAGAGGGATTGTTGATTGGTTACTATTTGCCAAATGTGTTTTGGTCCATCCTCCAGCATGTCAGCTGTGTGTTTAACGCGATTTTAGTGCTCTACGTCATTTCAGGCCACAGATGTCCAGCCTGTCTCTTGACAAATACGTTACCCCATATTACTccttatgttttacatttttgtctcgCCTCCATGACCGCCTGGGAGCTGTGCTTAACAATTGTCGATACTTCGGCTTCAACGGGAGTAACACTAGCTTCCTGTGACTAGGTTAGCTAATGAAAAGGATTTAAGTTTTCCGAGGTTATTTGGCTGTGCTTTCAAGaccctttttgtatttttgaaaacatgCGTGTCAAGGACTGCATCGTATCTGCTCCGGGAAAGGCGATTCTCCATGGAGAGCACGCAGTTGTACACGGAAAGGTAATATGCCAATGATGAAATTATATGAGTATGGGTTTTAAGATATTTTAAAGTAATTCTTTGTTACCCCACAGTACAGTTTAAATACTAATAATCAAGGGTTTTGCAGTCAGATACTAGCGACGCTCGGGTAAATGTTGTATAATTGTCAAttgcttgttgttgttgatccATTGCAGGTTGCACTTGCTGTGAGTTTAAATCTGAGAACATACTTGAAGTTGAAAGCCACCAACACTGGTAAAGTTTGCATCAACCTCCCCAACATTGACACCTTCCTCTGCTGGGATGTGTCTGAGCTGAAACATCTTACAGTCTATTCATGTGGTAAGGAATGCCGcacaaatgaaatattaaattacctttttattatttactgcATTATTTTTACTGTTGCAAACCATAAACTCTTCTTAAGAGAATGTTCAGTGTTTAGACAGACCTACTGTGAATAGTGTTATCGTACTTATGTTTTGTTCAGTTCAGGGTTTCTGTCATTTTAACAGGCAGGCAGTGGGATGAGGTGAAATGTCTGGATGCTGAATTTGTAAAAAGACTGCGTGAATTTGTCGGTGTAGCAAACGGAAACTTGGATACTTGCAGTATGGCCACCTTGGCGTTCCTCTACATGTACCTCTCAATCTTTCGATCAAGGTAAGTACCATCAAATGGAAAACACCCCCAAAAGTCTGAAAACTGGCACTGCTTTCAGCAAACTAAATAATAggttaattttacacaaatccAAGTCCTAACCTGTCAGCTTGATCCTCTCCCCACAACCGTTGTCAAATTCTGCCTTTCCACTGTAATTCCTGTCATTTCTGCCATCATTCGCTCTTCACTTTCCACTGGAATTGTTCCATCACACTTCAAGGCTGCAGTTGTTTctccaattttgaaaaaaactggTTCAGATCCTAATAATTACGATGACCTCCATCTTATTGCTAACCCAccctttattttcaaaattctTGAAAAGACTGTCGCCTCCCAACTTCACCTTCTTTTAACACATAACTCCCTGTATGAACCTTTCCAGCACCCGTCACAGCACACCAACTGCTCTCCTTAAAACCACCAATGACCTCCTCACGGCTGCTGTTTCTGGCCTACTCTCCATCGTCATCCTCATTGACCTAAGTGTGGCCTTTGATACCATCTCACaccccatcctcctcctcctcaataGACCGTCATCCATTGGCATCCACTACATATCCCTTGACTGGTTTCATTCAAATCTCACTGGCCACACTCACTTCATACAGCTTAAGTCCTTCAAGTCTGACCCATTCTTCTGCAGGTTCCACATCCAGTTCCACTACTTTGCTGATGACACACAGCTCTACCTCTCCACTTACCCAAACTCCATACTCTCTACCTCCTCCCTCACCTTCTGTCTATCAGAAATAAAATCCTGGTTCACCACAAACTTGCTCAAACTCAACAGTGACAAAATGGAGCTACTTCTTGTTGGAACACAATCATTAGTCTCCAAAGACAACATTTTCACCCTCACCATTGACAGCTCCTCAGTCTCCCCCTCCCTTCAGGTAGAGTCTGGTTGTCATCCCAGATAACAAACTGTGATATAAATTCCACATTAACAACATCACTCGATATGCTTATTTTCACCTTTGCAACATTGATCTCTCTGCCCCTCCTTCACTGTCCACGCTGCCTCCATCCTTGTCCATAGCCTGGTCACTTCACGCAACGACTACTGCAACTCATTCCTCCTCTGCTTCCCGGATTATAACTAGAACCGCCTCATTTCACCACATCACCCCCATCCTGCAGCAACTTCTCTGACTCTCCTGTCAAGCAGAGAATACATTACAAAGTCCTCCTACATACCTTCAAGGCAATACAGAATCTCAGCCTACTTATCTGACTGACCTCCTCCACATCACCACTCGAGTTCAGTGTAGTGGCTGTTGCTTCCAATTGCGTTGTTTGTCCTGTAGAATTTCACCTTTTAGCTGATTGAAAtgctttattaattcattcattatgccgcttgtcctcactgctGGAGCAATATTTATGTGCAGTGAGTATGCTGGAGtttataccagctgactttgggcgaaaggcagCCGCTagagcgagctaaccagttagcctcaaatttattccttctaaacttccatccatccatccattttttataccgcttctcctctttataTGTGCAGTGAGTATGCTGGAGtttataccagctgactttgggcgagaggcagggtgcaccctggactggttgccagccaatcgcagggtacatatagacttactgtacagtcgtccctctttagcgtttaaatggttccagaccgacAGTGTTAAATGAATTctaatataggattcaatgttgataaatggaatattttcgtagttggagcatagaaaacctgtttatgactctgTAAAtttggattttaacattattagagccctgtaggcatgagAAACATgcctatagtcccctttacactcctattattcagtgtttacatcacattgggcaacttttatgctgcagggactcaaggcAGCCGCTagagcgagctaaccagttagcctcaaatttattccttctaaacttccatccatccatctattttctataccgcttctcctctttataTGTGCAGTGAGTATGCTGGAGtttataccagctgactttgggtgagaggcagggagcaccctggactggtcgccatccaatcacagggcacatatagacaaacaaccattcacactcacattcatacctatggtagatttagagttgccaattaacctaacatgcatgtttttggaatgtgggaggaaaccggagtacccgaagaaaacccacgcacacacagggagaacatacaaactccacacagaaatgcccaagggagaatcgaacccaggtcttcccatctcatgactgttactgtgttggccaacatgctaaccactacaccaccgtgcTGCcccttctaaacttaagaaaccaaaaacttagAACTTCCACATAGAATGGGAGAACTGTTTGCCAAtctgtcatgttggacatgccatgacttCATGACTCATGactcatgtctcatcaatgttttgtgtcattactgccgcttACTGAccagaataatacatatcacttgtatttcaatgttttgaaacattttgaaaacgTCTACCACAaaagtctaccacgaaacagcgatcatttactTTAAACAATTCTAAAAACCCGCAATATAGCAAAAGGATGATAATCAAACCatgatattgtgagggacggctgtatagacaaacaacaattcacattcatacttatggacaatttagtctcctaacatgcatatttttagaatgtgggaagccggagtaccagGTTCTCACCGTGcgtggggagaacatgcaaacacccaaacggagattcataCTCTTCTGTATTTCCTGACAACATGCAAACCGCTAGGCCATCGTGTGGCCCATTGAAATGCTTTACTGTAACTCAAAGctgtaaatgtaaatgataCCGATAGATCAGAATAGCGGGTTGTCAGCAAATTTAATCGGCACTGACACATAACTGTCTGCCAGAGGTGATGGCTTCTGACAGAATGGCCACTGATGAATCTGGCATGAGGCCACACTGCGACCTACAACAAGCACTTCCCTTTGAGACAAAAGCTGCACTATTACTATTCTCCTGTCCAGTAAAAACAGCTTTTTCTACAGATGAATGTCAAGTTGCGTTTATTGTCTTACTACAGCGGTTATTGTCTTTCTGTTATTACACACCCCTCAAATGCAGCCAAAACAGTACACAGTATGTGCCAATGTCAGTTAAAGTTACTCTAAAAGACAATTTGTTCACAGATGTTATGTTCTTTTCTTCCTACATTAGTGAGCTGCCAAGCTTGACTGTGTCTGTGTGGTCAGAGCTGCCTACCGGTGCGGGACTGGGCTCGAGTGCTGCCTACTCTGTGTGTTTAGCAGCAGCTCTGCTTTGTGCAAGTGGAGCCATTCCCACTCCTCTCAAAGAGTGGGACCACACTGCGAGGTACGGTACATTATTGACAGTGGTCTGTCCAGACTGCATTTGGCTGGATAATTATAATCACATAAGAGCTTTTATGATTATAATGTTGATGTGTGCGTTTGGGGTTTGGAGTTTGGTGATAAAGGCAGTTAAAGGCAATAAAATAACAGGAAAGTCATCAattgttttgtttcaatttgacactcctatttttttttttttttcaagaagtgGAGTCACCCTCTGTTGGCTATGTAGAAGGTTCACATATTAATGACATGTCCTGTAATCAATGTGCTCACTGTGATAGAGAGAGCAGGGGAAAATTATATCTGTGTGACCACATAGGGACAAAAGTTATCCTTACTTTCATCCTCACTTGTGTTGTGATCTGGcgctatatataaaataaaataaaataaacatcacCTTCTAGCCGAGGGAGTGTGGGGGGGGACCTCCTAATACAGTACAGAGGTGTCCAAcattcatcactattagagctaatggttttatttatatgGCTTGCAACATTTAAttacactttatttacaaagcagctCTGCTCTCTAACAGTTAAGTcattttgtgctattttgtggtaatttgtcattaaaaaagagGCATAATGTcggaattgaacagttataaaaaCACCCAAGAGTTTATGCACATATTCTTTGATCAGTCGgggagctactcaaaatcaggtgGTGAGCTAATGGTAGCTCACAGGCTACCTATTGAATACCCCTGCCCTAATATACTGgtaggggaaacactgatgGTTAGATATCAAGGTATTCGCAGGTTCTTAGAAAGTCTCTAATCTAATCATTTGAATCGAAGgccttaaaatgtctaaaatgttcTTAATATTTCATAAAATGTCAAGTACGATTTTGAAAAGTCTTAACAATGTATTAacgttacttttatttaaaacaaatgcatggATTTCAGTCTCGCTttaaaatatttagatttttgaaGCTGCTATAACATAACTAGCACTAAAGAACCTGTGCAGCCCAGTCAGAATTTATCGAGCACAACCACCTAGTGTGCTGTGAGCGTCCCGCAGCGTGTTACAGCTGATTAATAGCAGTGG
Encoded proteins:
- the mmab gene encoding corrinoid adenosyltransferase, which encodes MASFVIKPSVLHCLVRTGRQLRERQTRGTPFFWRSYTSDGDRVPKIYTKTGDKGFSSTFTGERRPKEDHIFEALGNTDELSSVIGLAREFCLEKGHTFTHQLDKIQCVLQDVGSNIATPPSSARKSHITRTKFTAMPIADLEDWIDTMTEELPPLTNFILPSGGKSSTALHVARTVCRRAERSVAPIVRSGEADPDVARFLNRLSDYLFTVARYAALKENNKEKIYKRPE